A section of the Polynucleobacter sp. AP-Sving-400A-A2 genome encodes:
- a CDS encoding TetR/AcrR family transcriptional regulator, with product MTMSFDRDSSARGSITTEVASSSTPARRRMSTVDRKRQILDRAIQYFAKHGIDGQLRNLTKGLGVTHTLLYHYFPTKDALIKAVYEDVFESRWKPEWEHLLDDKNLSPEEKFNAFYIDYSNTVLTYDFVRILIFSGLSDHSISDRFFELLRDRLLPRLIRETRKHCGRSSRSKPSQRELEFLMGLHGGIFYIGMRRWIYGQAIYDSGNPHTEQEIIQDRISSYLTSAKTLFNTGKK from the coding sequence ATGACAATGAGTTTCGATCGAGACAGCAGTGCTAGAGGCAGTATCACTACAGAAGTAGCTTCATCTAGTACGCCTGCACGTCGCAGAATGAGTACTGTAGATCGTAAGCGTCAGATTCTGGATCGTGCAATTCAGTACTTTGCAAAGCATGGAATTGATGGGCAACTCAGGAACTTAACAAAGGGATTGGGTGTTACCCACACCCTGCTATATCACTACTTCCCCACCAAGGACGCTCTAATTAAAGCAGTCTATGAGGATGTCTTCGAATCACGTTGGAAGCCGGAGTGGGAGCACCTGCTCGATGACAAGAATCTTTCTCCAGAAGAAAAATTCAATGCCTTCTACATCGACTACTCAAACACCGTACTGACCTACGATTTTGTACGTATTTTAATTTTCTCAGGCCTAAGCGATCACTCCATCAGTGACCGATTCTTTGAATTATTGCGCGATCGACTATTGCCGCGCCTGATCCGAGAGACCCGTAAACACTGTGGTCGTAGCTCGCGTAGCAAGCCTTCGCAGCGAGAATTAGAGTTTTTAATGGGCTTGCATGGCGGTATCTTTTATATTGGTATGCGACGTTGGATTTATGGGCAAGCCATTTACGACTCCGGTAACCCCCATACCGAACAAGAAATTATTCAAGATCGTATTAGCTCTTACCTCACTTCAGCAAAAACTTTATTCAATACCGGCAAAAAATAA
- a CDS encoding CoxG family protein, translating into MELNGEQLIAAPIPDVWKGLNDIDVLAKSIPGCEEISRVSPEEIHAKVMFKIGPVRARFSGKLFLSDVIPDQSCSMAFEGSGGAAGFAKGRSRVELKSAEGGTLVSYTTEASIGGKLGQIGGRLISASAKKIADDFFQRFAKELGGEITPVESDPQAE; encoded by the coding sequence ATGGAATTAAATGGCGAGCAGCTCATTGCAGCCCCAATCCCAGATGTGTGGAAGGGCTTGAATGATATTGATGTGCTGGCAAAGTCCATTCCAGGTTGCGAGGAAATCAGTCGTGTCTCTCCAGAGGAGATTCATGCCAAGGTGATGTTCAAAATTGGGCCTGTCAGAGCCAGATTTTCAGGAAAGCTATTTTTAAGTGATGTCATTCCAGATCAGTCCTGCTCTATGGCCTTTGAGGGCTCGGGTGGTGCTGCGGGATTTGCAAAAGGTCGTTCACGGGTTGAGTTGAAGTCTGCCGAGGGCGGGACACTGGTTTCCTATACGACTGAGGCCTCTATTGGCGGCAAGCTGGGGCAAATTGGTGGGCGACTCATTAGCGCCTCTGCTAAAAAGATCGCGGATGATTTTTTCCAGCGATTTGCTAAAGAGTTGGGTGGTGAAATAACGCCGGTGGAATCAGACCCGCAAGCTGAATAA
- a CDS encoding VOC family protein, with amino-acid sequence MTNLSLNHFSIRSLEIEQTTKFYCDVFGFTVGPRPDFPFPGVWLYNGDPNDWANAVVHLIAIDKNNPNGLKQYLGERDPSSLYGSGAVDHIAFFATGLEAKLALLEKLGVPCRQRTVPAIKLHQVFMDDPNGIVVELNYPAAEKAALDAKAA; translated from the coding sequence ATGACCAACTTAAGCTTAAATCACTTCTCCATTCGCAGTCTAGAGATTGAACAAACTACCAAGTTTTACTGCGATGTCTTCGGATTCACAGTGGGACCTCGTCCCGATTTTCCTTTTCCGGGCGTCTGGCTATACAACGGCGATCCAAACGATTGGGCTAACGCAGTTGTGCATCTTATTGCGATTGATAAAAACAATCCGAATGGTTTGAAACAATATCTTGGGGAGCGAGATCCTAGCTCACTCTATGGCTCTGGGGCAGTAGATCACATCGCCTTCTTTGCCACGGGATTAGAAGCCAAACTGGCGCTGCTGGAGAAGTTGGGCGTACCTTGCAGACAGCGCACCGTGCCCGCAATTAAATTACACCAAGTCTTTATGGATGATCCTAATGGCATTGTGGTTGAACTCAACTACCCTGCTGCAGAAAAGGCGGCACTAGATGCCAAGGCTGCATAA